The window ctgtcccgacctttatgacaattatgtactcttagaggcttgtagacagatgtcatgtacgtaaaagattgtatggccttgtcggcctatgttcaatgtacgagtggttattttcatcttataggcccatatgtcttatgcaTAAGTTGATATTTCATGtggtattctacttatctcatggcAACCCCTCctgctcagttatctatgatagtatgatacaaaaagatatgttatgttggtactcggttgagtaaggtaccgggtgcccgtcacggcccatcggtttgggtcgtgacatctcccttctccaaatattccttgatatcgTGGAACTATGGATTTCTATCAAGCCCTtattcaacatgagcacaataagttgGCAGCTTATGAATCTCAATAGGGATAGGATTGATGAggttcttgtctggatgttgtatcatggaagacaaggtaggcaatgcatctgcgaactcattttgaatccttggaacatgtttgaattccatcttcgtgaacctcttgatcaaatcTTGCACACGATGTAGGCATCACAATATTTTAATGTTcttggtagcccattctcctagtacTTGGTGTACCAATAGATTtgaatctccgattaccaacaactcctgaacattcatgtcgATGGCCAATCTGAGTTCCaaaatgcaagcctcatattctgccatattgtttgTACATGGGAACCTGAGATTTGTGGATACCGAATAATGTTGACCGATTTCTGATACTAAAATAACTCTTATGTCCACTCCCTTGAAGTAGGCCACTCCGTCGAAAAACATCCTCCAACTATCATACATCTCGACAATATCTTCTCCTACAGACGACACTTCCTCATCGGGAAAATATGTCTTCGATGGTTCATATTCTCCGTCTAAGGGGTTCTCTGCCAGGTGATCGACCAGTGCTTCACCCTTGACCGCCTTgtgagtcacatagatgatgtcgaactgaCTTAacaatatctgccactttgctaacttacctgtaggcatgggtttctcaaagatgtattttagtggatccatccttgatatgagatatgtagtgtatgcacagaaataatgtctcaacttctgagctatccatATCAAAGCACAGCAAGTGCGCTCTAGCAAAGAGTACCGGACctcgtaaggtgtgaacttcttactcagataatatatcgcctaCTCTTTTCTCCCGGTTTCATTATGTTGCCCCAGAATGCAACCAAAGGCTCCATCTAGCATAGACAGATACAGTAACAGAGGTCTTCCTGGCTCCAATGGGACCAACACGGGTGATTTAGACAAGTACTCCTTGAGTTTGTTGAATGATTTCTGACATTCTTCAGTCCAGTTTGTCGCAGCATTTTTCCTCAACATCTTGAAGATCAACTCACATATCAccattgattgtgctataaaacggCTAATATAGTTGAGGCATCCCACGAAACTCATCATATCCTTCTTGTTCTTTAGCGGTGgcaagtcttgaataactttgaTTTTcgacgggtctagctcaataccACGACAACTGATGATGAAACCCATCAACTTCCCAGCACGGACTACGAAGGAACGTTTTGtagggttcaacttcaaattgtattttcgaagtCG is drawn from Nicotiana tomentosiformis chromosome 12, ASM39032v3, whole genome shotgun sequence and contains these coding sequences:
- the LOC138902503 gene encoding uncharacterized protein, with product MDPLKYIFEKPMPTGKLAKWQILLSQFDIIYVTHKAVKGEALVDHLAENPLDGEYEPSKTYFPDEEVSSVGEDIVEMYDSWRMFFDGVAYFKGVDIRVILVSEIGQHYSVSTNLRFPCTNNMAEYEACILELRLAIDMNVQELLIMPTEALIPIVTGVVSEGNEVHADMIQVPPNKLSATSSPWPLSAWGMDVIRPIEPISSNRHRFILVAIDYFTKWVEVVSYNVTTKKVVVDFVRDHIVCRFRVPESIITDNAANLNSDMIRAMC